From the Selenomonas timonae genome, one window contains:
- a CDS encoding sulfatase-like hydrolase/transferase, whose product MDVEERFQLLCAQGFHEEACVLARGYIACDEKKQDLDTAYRMRILLGETLLSLSVDSCDVNAYVEAIHLLMQAYNERGNEDLYHFLYTISCAPNEELMRTTYASNRSAFSSIEHFPPLSDYEQLPIRFFRLTDDYSVIFDKDQKRFLLNVEESSLQILYRDLVLNDALHENIALCEERLSRADQDSKIQELGRQLMEAVHNSNFCAEMGACAETYKRICPYGEMYEVFRAEEALAHGDAEAAIRYGEAAYEKRKMSRVVYDLLYRIYKQSGQMDRALLFMILPQGNAHISFTNDPEEMAKWLRAIKIAITGAQFAPFITDTRQTDHGMKSVLCIDLCEELPRFSESMPRYRTGIYNPYGQMYIKSKVIELMNTATEQDNLLIFNDFVFDVVKAEEASEFRAAPAASAPVLIPIAAKQSHQMIRFRTAALDRTRMFSKGELNFYRVEEAVAFQSATPFIVGEPIILQHRPQCRKLVLSILADGLSWKGIDRGAPTLVPNILKFFSKGIIFDHHFSTAEYTYPALATIETGLYQHKTQIAKPGIPLALDPSYVTISEQMKTLGYYCTNIQGDGEGIYNGVTRGYDRLIVNHWMLRATDGVERTIRHLETFDECDNFLFMHFADTHPYNADVSTPAYASTHLPLSDVLQNQDRSASVFLKPNPLSKYVNHSEIAAVDRQLGYLFDYLTSHYDDDEYIVMLYSDHGTSVHARSPYLLSEEQTGAALMARGAGVPALGRVDELTSSVDIYKILGKLAGYPIDAAHLDGNLPEAFGGQRREYTVSNSIYPGQTYKICVRTEQYAFHLETAEFTREDGTISLDRYTYHIHERNEGYREVFDDALARYFLDIVWQYTESFRR is encoded by the coding sequence GTGGATGTAGAGGAACGCTTTCAGCTCCTGTGCGCACAGGGATTTCATGAAGAAGCCTGTGTCTTAGCTCGGGGCTACATTGCCTGTGATGAGAAAAAACAGGATCTTGATACAGCATATAGAATGCGCATTCTGCTCGGTGAAACTTTGCTGAGCCTGTCTGTCGACTCCTGTGATGTAAATGCTTATGTAGAAGCGATTCATCTTTTGATGCAGGCCTACAACGAGCGAGGCAACGAAGATCTGTATCATTTCTTATACACGATTTCCTGTGCGCCAAACGAAGAGTTGATGCGTACGACCTATGCTTCAAATCGATCCGCTTTTTCGTCAATTGAGCATTTCCCTCCGCTGTCCGACTATGAACAGTTGCCGATCAGATTCTTTCGCCTGACAGATGATTACAGTGTGATTTTTGATAAAGACCAGAAACGTTTTCTTCTCAATGTGGAGGAAAGCAGTCTGCAGATTTTGTACCGTGATCTGGTTTTAAATGATGCTTTGCATGAGAACATTGCACTTTGCGAGGAGCGGCTTTCTCGTGCTGATCAAGACAGCAAGATACAAGAACTTGGCAGGCAGCTCATGGAGGCGGTTCATAACAGCAATTTTTGTGCAGAGATGGGGGCATGCGCTGAGACCTACAAGCGTATATGCCCCTATGGAGAGATGTACGAAGTTTTTCGTGCGGAGGAAGCTCTTGCACATGGAGATGCAGAGGCTGCTATTCGATATGGTGAAGCGGCCTATGAAAAACGTAAGATGAGCCGGGTCGTGTATGACCTGTTGTATCGTATATATAAGCAGTCAGGGCAGATGGATCGTGCATTGCTGTTTATGATTCTTCCGCAAGGAAACGCCCACATATCTTTTACGAATGACCCGGAGGAAATGGCGAAATGGCTGCGTGCAATCAAAATTGCAATAACAGGCGCTCAATTTGCTCCTTTTATCACAGATACAAGGCAGACAGACCATGGAATGAAATCGGTGCTCTGTATAGATTTGTGCGAGGAGTTGCCGCGGTTTTCTGAGTCAATGCCGCGTTACAGGACAGGAATCTATAATCCATATGGGCAAATGTACATCAAGAGTAAAGTAATTGAACTCATGAATACTGCCACAGAGCAGGACAACTTATTAATTTTTAACGATTTTGTTTTTGATGTTGTGAAAGCGGAAGAGGCATCTGAGTTTCGTGCAGCGCCGGCAGCATCTGCTCCTGTACTTATTCCTATTGCGGCTAAGCAGTCGCATCAGATGATACGTTTCCGTACTGCAGCTTTGGATCGCACTCGAATGTTCAGTAAGGGGGAGCTCAATTTTTACCGTGTTGAGGAGGCGGTGGCCTTTCAGTCGGCCACTCCGTTTATTGTAGGAGAACCGATCATACTCCAACATAGACCTCAGTGCAGAAAGCTTGTATTGAGCATCCTTGCGGATGGTCTCAGCTGGAAGGGGATAGATAGGGGAGCGCCAACACTTGTCCCCAACATCCTGAAATTCTTTTCCAAGGGGATCATTTTTGACCATCATTTTTCTACTGCAGAGTATACGTATCCAGCACTGGCGACGATCGAGACAGGGCTGTATCAGCATAAGACCCAGATTGCAAAGCCGGGCATTCCGCTTGCTCTCGATCCATCCTATGTGACGATATCTGAACAAATGAAGACCCTTGGATACTACTGCACGAACATTCAAGGAGATGGGGAAGGCATCTATAATGGCGTGACACGAGGCTATGACCGGCTCATCGTGAACCATTGGATGCTGCGGGCAACGGATGGGGTTGAGCGCACGATTCGTCATCTCGAAACCTTTGACGAATGCGATAACTTCCTTTTCATGCACTTTGCGGATACACATCCGTACAATGCGGATGTCAGCACTCCGGCCTATGCGTCAACCCATCTTCCCTTATCGGATGTATTACAGAACCAGGATAGGAGCGCCTCTGTATTTTTGAAGCCGAATCCGTTGAGCAAGTATGTGAATCACAGTGAAATTGCAGCTGTGGACCGGCAGCTTGGCTATCTCTTTGACTATCTCACCTCACACTACGACGACGATGAGTACATTGTTATGCTCTATTCCGACCACGGAACATCGGTGCATGCACGCAGTCCGTATCTGCTGAGCGAGGAGCAGACGGGAGCGGCACTGATGGCGCGCGGAGCGGGTGTTCCTGCGCTTGGGCGCGTGGATGAGCTGACGAGCTCCGTGGACATCTACAAGATCCTCGGAAAGCTCGCGGGCTATCCGATCGATGCGGCGCATCTGGACGGAAACCTGCCCGAGGCATTTGGCGGACAGCGGCGGGAATACACCGTCAGCAACTCCATCTATCCGGGGCAGACGTACAAGATCTGCGTGCGCACAGAGCAATATGCGTTCCATCTCGAGACTGCAGAGTTCACGCGCGAGGATGGAACGATCTCACTTGATCGGTATACGTACCATATTCACGAGCGCAATGAAGGTTATCGCGAGGTGTTTGACGACGCGCTTGCACGGTATTTCCTCGATATTGTGTGGCAGTATACGGAGAGCTTCCGTCGGTGA
- a CDS encoding valine--tRNA ligase has protein sequence MCQESGANIPKTYDPASFERKWYSYWEEHKLFHDEADESREPYSVVIPPPNVTGQLHMGHALDNTLQDILVRYQRMRGKNAVWVPGCDHAGIATQAKVEESLRVEGTNRFELGREKFLERVWDWKQQYGDRIMYQLRMLGASCDWDRERFTMDEGCSRAVREVFVSLYEQGLIYQGTRITNWCPHCTTAISDIEVEHETEAGHLWHLRYQIEGTDEYVEIATTRPETMFGDTGVAVHPDDARYKALVGKTLILPVVGRRIPLFADSYVDPAFGTGAVKVTPAHDPNDFEMGQRHNLEQVVVINADGTMGEGAGKYAGLDRYECRKQLVKKLEEIGALVSTEKHEHAVGHCSRCKTTIEPLVSKQWFVRMEDLAKPAIAAVKDGRIRFVPERFTKIYENWLENIRDWCISRQLWWGHRIPAWHCADCGETSVSREDITACMHCGSTHIHQDEDVLDTWFSSALWPFETLGWPEDTKDLRHFYPTATLVTGYDIIFFWVARMVMMGLRFGGDVPFRDVFIHGLVRDSEGRKMSKSLGNGIDPVEVIEKYGADTLRFMLITGNTPGNDMRFYWERVEAARNFANKIWNASRYMLMNLEGADDSFVPEESDYTLADRWILSRAAETARDVTANLERYELGEAGRMIYEFLWSEFCDWYIELTKARLYDKENIRAKNTALYVLRTVLERTMRLLHPFMPFLTEEIWQKLSHEGESIMRAPWPEVSDNDIDAEAETAMIAIMEVIKVTRNLRAELGTPPGKKSALILRVRDAALADTFASHVDYFHALASASAVTFLAADAPDPENVVTGALAGAAVYLPLAGLIDVEKETARLTKERDNLEKEIGRLTGKLANEGFTSKAPAAVVAAEREKLAGYEEKVALIRTRLADLAKL, from the coding sequence ATGTGTCAGGAATCCGGTGCGAACATTCCAAAGACCTATGACCCTGCATCGTTTGAGCGCAAATGGTACAGTTATTGGGAAGAACATAAACTCTTTCACGACGAGGCGGACGAGAGCCGTGAACCATACAGTGTCGTGATCCCACCGCCGAATGTGACGGGGCAGCTGCACATGGGGCACGCGCTCGACAATACGCTTCAGGATATCCTCGTGCGCTATCAGCGGATGCGCGGCAAGAACGCCGTCTGGGTACCGGGCTGCGACCATGCGGGTATTGCGACACAGGCAAAGGTTGAGGAGAGCCTGCGCGTGGAAGGTACGAACCGCTTCGAGCTCGGGCGCGAGAAGTTCCTGGAGCGCGTATGGGACTGGAAGCAGCAATATGGCGACCGCATCATGTACCAGCTGCGCATGCTCGGCGCATCCTGTGACTGGGACCGCGAGCGCTTCACGATGGACGAGGGTTGCTCGCGCGCCGTGCGCGAGGTCTTCGTGAGTCTCTACGAGCAGGGGCTCATCTATCAGGGGACGCGCATTACGAATTGGTGCCCGCACTGCACGACGGCAATCTCGGATATCGAGGTCGAGCACGAGACGGAGGCGGGGCATCTCTGGCATCTCCGCTATCAGATTGAGGGGACGGACGAGTACGTCGAGATTGCAACGACGCGCCCTGAGACGATGTTCGGCGATACGGGTGTCGCCGTGCACCCCGACGATGCGCGCTACAAGGCACTCGTCGGCAAGACGCTGATCCTGCCCGTTGTGGGGCGGCGCATTCCGCTCTTTGCGGATTCCTATGTCGATCCCGCATTCGGCACGGGCGCAGTGAAGGTAACGCCTGCACACGATCCAAATGACTTCGAGATGGGGCAGCGCCACAACCTCGAGCAGGTTGTCGTCATCAATGCAGACGGCACAATGGGCGAGGGCGCGGGCAAATACGCGGGGCTCGACCGCTACGAATGCCGCAAGCAGCTCGTCAAGAAGCTTGAGGAGATCGGCGCGCTCGTCAGCACGGAGAAGCACGAGCACGCTGTCGGGCACTGCTCGCGCTGCAAGACGACGATTGAGCCGCTTGTGTCGAAGCAGTGGTTTGTCCGCATGGAGGATCTCGCGAAACCCGCGATTGCAGCGGTGAAGGACGGACGCATCCGCTTCGTCCCTGAACGCTTTACAAAGATATACGAAAACTGGCTCGAGAATATCCGCGACTGGTGTATCTCGCGTCAGCTCTGGTGGGGGCACCGTATTCCCGCGTGGCACTGCGCAGACTGCGGCGAGACCTCTGTTTCGCGTGAGGACATTACGGCGTGTATGCACTGCGGCAGCACGCACATCCATCAGGACGAGGACGTGCTCGATACGTGGTTCAGCTCCGCGCTCTGGCCGTTCGAGACGCTGGGCTGGCCGGAGGATACGAAAGACCTGCGCCATTTCTACCCGACGGCGACCCTCGTCACGGGCTACGATATCATCTTCTTCTGGGTTGCACGCATGGTTATGATGGGGCTGCGCTTCGGAGGCGACGTGCCGTTCCGCGATGTCTTTATCCACGGGCTCGTGCGCGACAGTGAGGGGCGCAAGATGTCGAAGTCTCTCGGCAACGGCATCGACCCCGTGGAAGTCATTGAGAAATACGGTGCGGATACGCTGCGCTTCATGCTCATCACGGGCAATACGCCGGGCAACGACATGCGCTTCTACTGGGAGCGCGTCGAGGCAGCGCGCAATTTCGCAAATAAAATCTGGAATGCGTCGCGCTATATGCTGATGAATCTCGAAGGCGCGGACGACAGCTTTGTGCCCGAGGAGAGCGACTATACGCTTGCGGATCGCTGGATTCTCTCGCGTGCGGCGGAGACGGCGCGCGATGTGACGGCGAATCTCGAGCGCTACGAGCTCGGCGAAGCCGGCCGCATGATCTACGAGTTCCTGTGGAGCGAGTTCTGCGATTGGTACATCGAGTTGACGAAGGCGCGCCTCTACGACAAGGAAAATATACGCGCAAAGAACACGGCGCTCTACGTCCTGCGCACGGTGCTCGAGCGCACGATGCGCCTCCTGCATCCCTTCATGCCCTTCCTCACGGAGGAGATCTGGCAGAAACTCTCGCATGAGGGCGAGAGCATTATGCGCGCGCCGTGGCCCGAGGTCAGTGACAATGACATCGATGCAGAGGCTGAGACGGCGATGATCGCTATCATGGAGGTCATCAAGGTGACGCGCAATCTGCGCGCGGAGCTCGGCACGCCGCCGGGCAAAAAGAGCGCGCTCATCCTGCGCGTGCGCGACGCGGCGCTTGCGGACACATTTGCATCGCACGTCGATTATTTCCATGCGCTTGCGTCCGCGTCCGCGGTCACATTCCTCGCGGCGGATGCGCCCGATCCGGAGAATGTCGTGACGGGGGCACTGGCAGGAGCGGCGGTCTATCTGCCGCTCGCGGGGCTCATCGACGTAGAGAAGGAGACGGCGCGCCTGACGAAGGAGCGCGATAATCTCGAGAAGGAGATTGGGCGCCTCACGGGCAAGCTCGCGAACGAGGGCTTTACATCGAAGGCGCCTGCCGCCGTCGTGGCGGCGGAACGCGAGAAGTTGGCGGGCTATGAGGAGAAGGTCGCCCTCATCCGGACGCGTCTTGCGGATCTGGCGAAGCTCTGA
- a CDS encoding formate--tetrahydrofolate ligase, whose amino-acid sequence MKSDVEIARAAQLRPIAEIAKTLGIAEEHIEPYGRYKAKLTPEALAGAEKNGKLILVTAINPTPAGEGKTTTSVGLADALHQQGKKTVVALREPSLGPCFGMKGGAAGGGYAQVVPMEDINLHFTGDFHAITTAHNLLAALIDNHIFQGNALDLDVNRIVWKRVLDINDRALRHVVTGLGGRVHGIPRESGFDITVASEMMAILCLADGLADMKRRLGRILIGWTRGGRPVHADELGATGALTLLFKDAIKPNLVQTIEGTPALIHGGPFANIAHGCSSVMGTKYALKCADYVVTEAGFGADLGAEKFFDIKCRLAGLAPDAVVIVATVRALKMNGGVPKDVLGTENLDALKKGAANLEKHIENIGKFGLPAVVAVNVFPTDTEAELSLLEELCVRLGAKCVRSEVWAKGGAGGLALADAVEEAIAKPSNFHPIYDEKKSIAEKIETIAREIYGADGADFTPEAKKQLAEMETLGMTETPVCMAKTQYSFSDNPALLGRPTGFRITVRELRASCGAGFVVALTGSVLTMPGLPKQPAAMGMDITEDGVVMGLF is encoded by the coding sequence ATGAAATCGGATGTAGAGATTGCACGCGCGGCGCAGCTGCGCCCCATCGCGGAGATTGCAAAGACGCTCGGCATTGCCGAGGAACATATCGAACCCTATGGACGCTATAAGGCGAAGCTGACGCCCGAGGCACTTGCGGGTGCAGAGAAGAACGGGAAGCTTATCCTCGTCACGGCGATCAACCCGACCCCTGCGGGTGAGGGCAAGACAACGACGAGTGTCGGGCTTGCCGACGCACTTCATCAGCAGGGCAAAAAAACCGTCGTCGCCCTGCGCGAACCGTCGCTCGGCCCGTGCTTCGGCATGAAGGGCGGCGCGGCGGGCGGCGGCTATGCGCAGGTCGTGCCGATGGAGGACATCAACCTCCACTTCACGGGGGACTTCCACGCGATTACAACGGCGCACAACCTCCTCGCCGCGCTCATAGACAACCACATTTTTCAGGGCAACGCGCTCGACCTTGACGTGAACCGCATTGTGTGGAAGCGCGTCCTCGACATCAACGACCGCGCCTTGCGCCACGTTGTCACGGGGCTTGGCGGACGCGTCCATGGCATCCCGCGCGAGTCGGGCTTTGACATCACGGTCGCCTCGGAGATGATGGCGATTCTCTGCCTTGCGGACGGGCTGGCGGATATGAAGCGCCGTCTTGGACGCATCCTCATCGGCTGGACACGCGGCGGTCGCCCCGTTCATGCGGACGAATTGGGCGCAACGGGCGCACTGACCCTGCTCTTCAAGGACGCAATCAAGCCGAACCTCGTGCAGACCATCGAGGGTACTCCCGCGCTCATCCACGGCGGTCCGTTTGCGAACATCGCGCACGGCTGCAGCAGCGTCATGGGGACGAAGTACGCACTGAAATGCGCGGACTACGTCGTCACCGAGGCGGGCTTTGGCGCGGATCTCGGTGCGGAGAAATTCTTTGACATCAAGTGCCGCCTTGCGGGCCTCGCGCCCGATGCCGTCGTCATCGTCGCCACCGTGCGTGCGCTCAAGATGAACGGCGGCGTGCCGAAGGACGTACTCGGCACGGAGAATCTGGATGCCCTCAAAAAGGGCGCAGCAAATCTCGAAAAGCACATCGAGAACATCGGCAAGTTCGGGTTGCCCGCCGTCGTTGCGGTCAATGTGTTCCCGACCGATACCGAGGCGGAGCTTTCTCTCCTCGAAGAACTCTGCGTGCGTCTTGGCGCGAAATGCGTGCGCTCCGAGGTCTGGGCGAAGGGCGGCGCGGGCGGTCTCGCACTCGCGGATGCGGTGGAGGAGGCGATTGCAAAGCCCTCGAACTTCCACCCGATCTACGATGAGAAGAAGAGCATTGCAGAGAAGATCGAGACGATTGCACGCGAGATCTACGGCGCGGACGGCGCGGACTTCACACCCGAGGCGAAAAAACAACTGGCGGAGATGGAGACGCTCGGCATGACGGAGACGCCCGTCTGCATGGCAAAGACGCAGTACTCCTTCTCGGATAATCCCGCCCTCCTCGGCCGTCCGACGGGATTTCGCATCACCGTGCGCGAACTGCGCGCCTCCTGCGGGGCAGGCTTTGTCGTTGCACTCACGGGCAGCGTCCTCACCATGCCGGGACTGCCAAAGCAGCCAGCGGCGATGGGCATGGACATTACAGAGGACGGCGTAGTTATGGGATTGTTCTGA
- a CDS encoding 4-hydroxybenzoate octaprenyltransferase has protein sequence MERLRAHMNNTAFHHTVFSLPFALMGALLAAGGNPPLGELGWIVLAITAARSAALALDNLADLKYDKQQPRLAYRAMVQGRVTKKEALVFIGVCLLVLVFAVLQLNPVCIRLLPFAAVPFLIYPYMKRVTGWVHLFLGIAIGMAPAGGWVAISGKVELPTVVLFIAVALWIAAFDAMYGAQDEEFDRSQGLHSLAVTFGAHGAFQLARAMHIFSILLFIALGMMMHLAFPYYIGVGIAAGTLVYQHRIASPTNFSRVTQMYFMRNGIVSIAIFVFTWISYLV, from the coding sequence ATGGAGCGCCTGCGGGCGCACATGAACAATACCGCCTTTCACCATACGGTGTTCTCCCTGCCGTTTGCCCTAATGGGGGCGCTGCTCGCGGCAGGGGGCAATCCCCCGCTCGGCGAGCTCGGTTGGATCGTGCTCGCCATCACGGCGGCGCGCTCGGCGGCGCTTGCCCTCGACAATCTCGCCGATCTGAAATACGATAAGCAGCAGCCCCGCCTCGCCTATCGTGCGATGGTGCAGGGGCGCGTGACAAAGAAGGAGGCGCTCGTCTTTATAGGCGTGTGCCTCCTTGTGCTTGTATTTGCGGTTTTGCAGCTGAATCCCGTCTGCATCCGACTTTTGCCGTTTGCGGCTGTGCCCTTCCTCATCTATCCGTATATGAAGCGTGTGACGGGGTGGGTGCATCTCTTCCTCGGCATCGCCATCGGCATGGCACCGGCGGGCGGTTGGGTGGCGATCAGCGGCAAAGTTGAGCTGCCGACGGTCGTGCTCTTCATCGCAGTTGCACTCTGGATTGCGGCGTTCGACGCGATGTATGGTGCACAGGATGAGGAGTTCGACCGCAGTCAGGGACTCCACTCCCTCGCGGTCACATTCGGTGCGCATGGTGCATTCCAACTTGCGCGCGCCATGCATATTTTTTCGATCCTCCTCTTTATTGCGCTCGGCATGATGATGCACCTCGCATTTCCCTACTACATCGGCGTCGGCATTGCGGCGGGGACGCTCGTCTATCAGCACCGCATTGCGAGCCCGACGAATTTTTCGCGCGTGACGCAGATGTATTTCATGCGAAACGGGATTGTGTCGATTGCGATTTTTGTCTTTACGTGGATCAGCTATTTGGTATAA
- the folD gene encoding bifunctional methylenetetrahydrofolate dehydrogenase/methenyltetrahydrofolate cyclohydrolase FolD: MARILYGKEFAARIKASAEHGALLLRERGIHPRLAVIIVGNDPASEVYVRNKQKTCAELDILSDHIALPAETTREDLLARIDALNADASVHGILVQLPLPAALAAHEDEILSRIDPRKDVDGFHPMNVGHLSIGAPGLRPCTPAGCIRMLEYAGIPIEGKHAVIIGRSNIVGKPMGMLLLERHATVTLCHSRTENLAEIAREADILVAAVGQPHFVTADMVKPGATVIDVGINRIAPKKLVGDVDFEAVEKVAGAITPVPGGVGLLTVAMLMENVVQAAAAQTA, from the coding sequence ATGGCACGCATTTTATACGGGAAAGAATTCGCGGCGCGCATCAAGGCGAGCGCGGAGCACGGGGCTCTTCTCCTGCGTGAACGCGGCATCCATCCGCGCCTTGCCGTCATCATTGTGGGCAATGACCCTGCATCCGAGGTCTATGTCCGCAACAAGCAGAAGACCTGTGCGGAGCTGGATATTCTCTCAGATCATATTGCCCTGCCCGCAGAGACAACGCGGGAGGATCTGCTTGCCCGCATCGATGCACTGAACGCGGATGCATCAGTGCACGGCATTCTCGTGCAGCTGCCGTTGCCCGCCGCGCTCGCAGCGCACGAGGATGAGATCCTCAGCCGCATCGATCCCCGCAAGGATGTGGACGGATTCCATCCCATGAACGTCGGGCATCTCTCGATCGGTGCACCGGGGCTGCGTCCCTGCACGCCTGCAGGCTGCATCCGTATGCTCGAGTATGCGGGCATCCCCATTGAGGGGAAGCATGCCGTCATCATCGGGCGCAGCAATATCGTCGGCAAGCCGATGGGGATGCTTCTTTTGGAGCGCCACGCCACCGTCACGCTTTGCCACTCGCGGACGGAGAACCTCGCCGAGATCGCGCGCGAGGCGGACATCCTCGTTGCGGCGGTCGGACAGCCGCACTTCGTCACAGCGGATATGGTGAAGCCCGGCGCGACGGTGATCGACGTCGGCATCAATCGCATTGCGCCGAAGAAGCTGGTCGGGGACGTCGACTTCGAGGCGGTCGAGAAGGTCGCGGGTGCGATCACACCCGTGCCGGGTGGTGTGGGACTTCTGACGGTTGCAATGCTGATGGAGAACGTCGTGCAGGCGGCAGCGGCGCAGACGGCATAG
- a CDS encoding bifunctional folylpolyglutamate synthase/dihydrofolate synthase: MNYVESLHYLEELNTFGIRLGLARMEELCARLGNPECAYAVIHIAGTNGKGSVTQMMDAVFHAAGIRSGRYLSPHLISYTERMSVDGHDIPEERFAELLTRVRSATDEMVAAGHEHPTQFEALTALAFLYFAEEQVEVAVIETGLGGLLDSTNVVEPILTIITNVAMDHADRCGGTLAGIAEHKAGIIKEGVPVITAATGEPLEIIERRAEELGADVFVCGEDFSAQLFFPNGGGQRVVFHSVVCREPEPFELALAGVYQAENAALVIMAAKLLEREDARVTENAVRAGLRSVRHPARFEILSYEGVPVVVDGAHNPAGMKALRAGLDRYFPDAPRVFLLGILKDKDIDGMLAALLRPSDQVVTVRPNSERAAAADVVAGIAAGLGLSTHACNDAETALAEAVARARAGNALLVAAGSLYLVGGIRALLTAGR; the protein is encoded by the coding sequence ATGAACTATGTGGAGTCGCTTCACTATCTTGAGGAATTGAATACCTTCGGCATTCGATTGGGGCTTGCGCGCATGGAGGAGCTGTGCGCGCGCCTCGGAAACCCTGAGTGCGCCTATGCGGTGATCCACATCGCGGGGACAAACGGCAAGGGCTCTGTCACGCAGATGATGGACGCTGTTTTCCATGCGGCGGGCATCCGATCGGGGCGTTATCTCTCGCCGCATCTCATCTCCTATACGGAGCGCATGAGTGTGGACGGGCACGATATCCCTGAGGAGCGCTTTGCAGAGCTCCTCACGCGCGTGCGCTCGGCTACGGATGAGATGGTCGCGGCGGGACACGAGCACCCGACGCAGTTCGAGGCGCTGACGGCGCTCGCCTTTCTCTACTTTGCAGAGGAGCAGGTCGAAGTCGCCGTCATCGAGACGGGGCTCGGCGGCCTCCTCGACTCGACGAATGTCGTCGAGCCGATCCTTACGATCATTACAAATGTGGCGATGGATCACGCCGACCGCTGCGGCGGGACGCTCGCGGGCATCGCAGAGCACAAGGCGGGCATCATCAAGGAGGGCGTGCCTGTCATCACGGCGGCGACGGGAGAACCGCTCGAGATCATCGAGCGGCGTGCTGAGGAACTGGGCGCGGATGTCTTCGTCTGCGGTGAGGATTTCTCTGCACAGCTTTTCTTTCCAAACGGCGGCGGACAGCGCGTCGTCTTCCACTCCGTCGTCTGCCGTGAACCGGAGCCGTTCGAACTCGCGCTTGCGGGCGTCTATCAGGCGGAGAATGCGGCGCTCGTCATCATGGCGGCAAAACTGCTCGAGCGCGAGGACGCGCGCGTGACGGAGAACGCCGTGCGCGCGGGGCTGCGCAGCGTGCGTCATCCCGCACGCTTTGAGATCCTCTCGTATGAGGGCGTGCCCGTCGTCGTGGATGGCGCGCACAATCCCGCGGGCATGAAGGCACTGCGCGCGGGACTCGACCGTTACTTTCCCGATGCGCCGCGCGTCTTTTTGCTCGGTATTCTCAAGGATAAAGATATTGATGGTATGCTCGCCGCGCTTCTGCGCCCCTCTGATCAGGTCGTCACCGTGCGTCCGAACTCCGAGCGCGCGGCGGCGGCGGATGTTGTGGCGGGCATTGCTGCGGGGCTAGGGCTCTCCACCCATGCGTGCAACGATGCGGAGACGGCGCTCGCCGAGGCTGTCGCACGCGCACGCGCAGGTAATGCGCTCCTCGTCGCCGCCGGCTCGCTCTATCTCGTGGGCGGCATCCGTGCGCTCCTCACGGCGGGGAGGTGA